Proteins found in one Quercus robur chromosome 2, dhQueRobu3.1, whole genome shotgun sequence genomic segment:
- the LOC126701666 gene encoding uncharacterized protein LOC126701666, with protein MNGGKSQSSREEDEAPRAQKQLKIGYQGQGKGIDTQSVPNAWLPAPMLHGESLMEDASMRNLGDGEGTYAIQATYRLEDKAKGQSKSAELERNKRIEAVRTLKNSEADLAKAKEDLTEMTRAKDNVEAGLAGAQKQAEDQTRHLLFAEKQLEIAKEQISDLKKKLIEAENAKGVAEWARDEAVKAKTEAKFAKTEAETFKDKAEEEGYDAGVAETQAILKAQIPGVCRLYCSQVWNEALKRVGVEASSDLWKAKSVFYPPAICVTAFASSKTVSAPQETEAAQLVLTPDEPTKGGELHGATKTPGGPNLDVSQEAAKSTVSAQVSDTEEAALLVQPL; from the exons ATGAACGGGGGGAAATCTCAATCCTCTCGAGAGGAGGACGAAGCCCCGCGAGCTCAAAAACAGTTAAAGATCGGGTATCAAGGCCAGGGGAAAGGAATCGATACCCAGTCTGTGCCAAATGCTTGGCTTCCtgccccaatgctccacggggAGTCATTGATGGAAGATGCATCCATGAGGAACCTTGGAGACGGCGAAGGCACTTAT GCCATCCAGGCCACCTATAGGCTGGAGGATAAAGCTAAGGGGCAGAGTAAGTCTGCAGAACTTGAGCGTAATAAACGTATAGAGGCTGTGCGAACCCTTAAAAATTCTGAGGCTGACCTCGCGAAGGCCAAGGAGGACTTAACGGAGATGACCAGGGCCAAGGATAATGTTGAGGCAGGCCTGGCCGGTGCCCAAAAACAGGCCGAAGACCAAACGAGGCACCTACTTTTTGCCGAGAAGCAATTGGAGATcgccaaggagcagatcagtgatttaaagaagaaactgatCGAGGCAGAGAATGCTAAGGGCGTAGCGGAATGGGCCAGGGATGAAGCCGTGAAGGCCAAGACAGAGGCTAAGTTTGCCAAGACTGAGGCCGAAACTTTTAAGGACAAAGCCGAGGAGGAGGGTTACGATGCGGGGGTGGCTGAAACCCAGGCCATCCTTAAAGCCCAAATCCCTGGTGTATGCAGGTTgtactgctcccaggtttggaATGAGGCCCTCAAACGAGTTGGGGTGGAGGCTTCGTCTGACTTGTGGAAGGCAAAAAGCGTGTTCTATCCTCCGGCCATCTGTGTGACCGCCTTCGCCAGCTCAAAGACTGTGAGCGCTCCACAGGAGACTGAAGCTGCTCAGCTCGTTCTCACTCCTGACGAGCCGACTAAGGGAGGAGAGCTTCACGGAGCGACAAAAACACCTGGAGGTCCGAATCTTGACGTGTCTCAAGAGGCTGCCAAGTCCACAGTCAGTGCTCAGGTCTCTGACACTGAGGAGGCAGCCCTCTTAGTTCAGCCCCTTTAG